Proteins found in one Bremerella volcania genomic segment:
- a CDS encoding DUF1501 domain-containing protein: MNRRALFHTAGLGIGAMALNCLLKQDQVWGSPSSVKNTQMPHFKPTAKSVIFLFMSGGPGHVDTWDPKPRLSKMDGEYVPASIVANVPNIPRSGVHSKLMASPFRFNRHGQSGIEVSDLMPHTARHVDDICVFRSLNHRIPVHGPGECITLTGSGLGDRPSMGAWVTYGLGSPAQNLPGFVMLSSNENGPAPQRPGWASGFLPARYQGTVLDAQQGIPYSEMPQLYSEIDRRQQLEFIHWMNQQHLEQQAQNSELQARIESYELGFRMQMEAPDVLDLSSESAETQQNYGIHEKATAAFGRQCLLARRLVEQGVRFIQLRNGGWDAHGSLKSNHIARCKATDQPVAALLDDLKQRGMLDDTLVVWGGEFGRTPTTEGTRTGDARGRDHSPAGYTMWLAGGGIEGGQVIGATDELGFVPVERPLSPHDLHATILHTLGIDQHQLIYPHNNRQEIPTVLGGEVIQEALKSG, from the coding sequence ATGAATCGTCGTGCTCTGTTTCACACCGCTGGACTAGGTATCGGGGCCATGGCGCTAAACTGCCTGCTTAAGCAGGACCAAGTTTGGGGATCGCCTTCCAGCGTAAAGAACACGCAGATGCCACACTTCAAGCCGACCGCTAAATCGGTGATCTTCTTGTTCATGTCGGGAGGCCCCGGACACGTCGATACCTGGGACCCCAAACCACGACTCTCCAAGATGGATGGGGAATATGTGCCGGCAAGTATCGTCGCCAACGTTCCCAACATTCCGCGATCCGGCGTCCACTCCAAGCTGATGGCGTCGCCATTTCGTTTCAACAGGCATGGCCAGAGTGGCATCGAGGTTTCAGACTTGATGCCGCATACGGCCAGACATGTCGACGACATCTGCGTCTTCCGCTCGCTGAACCATCGCATTCCGGTTCATGGTCCAGGCGAGTGCATTACGTTAACCGGTTCGGGATTGGGAGATCGCCCAAGCATGGGAGCCTGGGTAACGTATGGATTGGGAAGTCCCGCCCAAAACCTGCCGGGGTTCGTGATGCTTTCCTCGAACGAGAACGGCCCAGCACCACAACGCCCCGGTTGGGCTTCAGGTTTTTTGCCTGCCCGATACCAGGGAACCGTTCTCGATGCCCAACAAGGCATTCCTTATTCCGAAATGCCCCAGCTCTATTCCGAGATCGACCGACGCCAGCAACTTGAATTCATCCACTGGATGAACCAGCAGCACTTGGAACAACAAGCACAGAACTCTGAACTTCAAGCTCGTATCGAGTCGTACGAACTCGGATTCCGCATGCAAATGGAAGCTCCGGATGTGCTCGACCTTTCTTCCGAATCAGCCGAAACGCAACAGAACTATGGCATCCACGAAAAGGCGACTGCGGCCTTTGGACGACAATGCCTGTTAGCCAGACGGCTGGTAGAACAGGGAGTCCGTTTCATCCAGCTGCGCAATGGCGGCTGGGATGCCCATGGCTCGTTAAAGTCGAATCACATTGCTCGCTGTAAGGCTACCGATCAACCCGTCGCTGCCCTGTTAGACGATCTAAAGCAGCGAGGCATGCTGGACGATACCCTTGTTGTTTGGGGCGGCGAATTCGGTCGAACCCCCACCACCGAAGGCACGCGAACAGGCGATGCCCGCGGTCGCGATCATTCACCTGCCGGCTACACCATGTGGTTGGCTGGAGGAGGGATCGAAGGCGGGCAGGTAATCGGGGCGACCGATGAGCTTGGTTTCGTTCCGGTAGAGCGTCCCCTGTCACCACACGATCTGCATGCCACCATTTTGCATACGCTCGGGATCGACCAGCATCAACTCATCTATCCACATAACAACCGCCAGGAAATCCCCACGGTCTTAGGCGGTGAAGTGATTCAAGAAGCACTGAAGTCGGGATAA
- a CDS encoding PSD1 and planctomycete cytochrome C domain-containing protein, which translates to MPKTLLACCLGICGWAMTASESFADPFPVVADRFDPSVELSSGIPATKVLNGWRGGWKLSKLSPASYDPTANLQWPSVLIRGTGSRNNPLRRQLDRVYAEDEVFVGFRFVYEPEKVNGNPDPEFFVLWLDRTEGSDQAVHNSGIPNIGVHLADRGPSKGQNVFMLRFGSSQTAWSQHKLEPGKTYRLIARLSKEKPGERNDYTQMELWIDPEEDSRNAPNLQISKQSGLHQFHWVGFATGVKTEREDRIRVGDLVLSSSWDEAYAFLHANGLATPGKPPKPTVVWNETVDFKRDVYPLLKQRCFECHAGEFPDSGYRLDVRSELLGHSTGHALVVPGKSRNNPLLQALTSNSDTKRMPPEGEPLSEKQIALITAWIEQGLDWDDKLLPEPKVESEHWAFQRVERPEVPQVDGYDTNPIDAFLVARQRELGLVPSTPADRRVQIRRLYLNALGLPPTEEETNAFLKDQSPGAYARLVDQVLASPHAGERTARMWLDLVRWGESEGHQHDIPRPFAWRYRDYVINSFNSNKPYDQFLKEQLAGDELPTETDQAVIATGFLASARISGNQMDKDLQRTDVMFDIVDNTTSALLGLTMECAQCHNHKFEPITQRDYYRFLAFFSRGQLGNIRLPNSDTPSAQEISEWFSKGSYKFYLQEAKKLKIDPAEYPAHTWAYYSPATGRKDLEYLAVVNRSPLPYVPDVLKEAETHILVRGDVNSPGLRVEPGWPAVLGTTPSQLTPTPRQALSDWLGSRDNPLTARVWVNRLWQMYFGRGIVATSSDFGTHGSLPSHPELLDWLAVELMENSWDTRHIQRLILTSDVYRQSSAFNASNDAIDPENIHLWRWPQRRLQAEAIRDSLLVVTGELNRQVGGPSVAPHRDEQELRRTIYLSQRRSELPDVMQMFDAPEAIRSCPGRETSTVALQPLYLLNNPFVVKRAQKLAQQITEVAGEDPQRQIELAFSRILGRTPTEPEVERCRTMLQVVDGDQDLQQRKLAQFLHALMNLNEFVYLP; encoded by the coding sequence TTGCCGAAAACTCTTCTCGCTTGTTGCCTGGGCATCTGTGGCTGGGCGATGACGGCATCGGAGTCGTTTGCAGATCCTTTTCCGGTCGTCGCGGATCGTTTTGATCCTTCTGTCGAACTTTCCTCGGGAATCCCCGCAACGAAAGTATTGAACGGCTGGCGAGGTGGTTGGAAGCTTTCGAAACTATCGCCAGCATCGTACGATCCTACGGCAAATCTCCAATGGCCATCGGTCTTGATTCGAGGAACAGGCTCGCGCAACAACCCACTTCGCCGACAGCTCGATCGTGTTTACGCGGAGGATGAGGTATTCGTCGGATTCCGTTTCGTCTATGAACCAGAAAAGGTTAACGGTAACCCTGATCCGGAATTCTTCGTGCTCTGGCTTGATCGTACCGAAGGAAGCGACCAGGCCGTTCATAACTCAGGGATACCCAATATTGGCGTCCATCTGGCAGACCGAGGCCCAAGCAAAGGACAGAATGTTTTTATGCTGCGTTTCGGTTCAAGCCAAACCGCTTGGAGCCAACACAAACTCGAGCCTGGAAAGACTTATCGACTAATCGCCCGTCTATCCAAAGAAAAGCCGGGCGAGCGTAATGACTACACCCAGATGGAACTGTGGATCGATCCCGAAGAGGATTCTCGCAATGCTCCCAATCTTCAGATCAGCAAACAATCGGGACTGCATCAGTTCCACTGGGTTGGTTTCGCAACCGGCGTCAAGACGGAACGCGAAGATCGTATCCGTGTAGGTGACCTGGTTTTGTCTTCCAGTTGGGATGAAGCCTACGCGTTTCTGCATGCCAATGGCCTGGCCACTCCAGGAAAACCGCCGAAGCCCACGGTTGTGTGGAATGAGACCGTCGATTTCAAACGCGATGTCTATCCACTTCTCAAACAGCGCTGCTTTGAATGTCACGCTGGCGAGTTTCCCGATTCTGGCTACCGACTTGATGTTCGAAGTGAATTACTTGGGCACAGCACAGGACACGCACTCGTTGTCCCAGGCAAAAGCCGAAACAATCCCTTGCTGCAAGCTCTCACGTCGAACTCTGATACTAAGCGGATGCCCCCAGAGGGAGAGCCTCTGTCAGAAAAGCAAATTGCACTGATCACTGCCTGGATCGAACAAGGGCTCGACTGGGACGACAAGCTTCTTCCCGAACCCAAAGTCGAATCCGAACACTGGGCCTTTCAGCGGGTGGAACGACCTGAGGTTCCACAGGTCGATGGCTATGACACCAATCCGATCGATGCCTTTCTTGTAGCTCGTCAACGCGAATTAGGGCTTGTCCCATCCACGCCGGCAGATCGCCGAGTTCAAATTCGCCGCCTGTATCTAAACGCACTTGGCCTTCCTCCCACGGAAGAAGAGACGAATGCTTTCCTTAAGGACCAATCTCCCGGAGCTTACGCCCGATTGGTCGACCAGGTTCTTGCATCTCCTCACGCTGGCGAAAGAACAGCCAGGATGTGGCTTGACCTCGTTCGCTGGGGCGAGAGCGAAGGGCATCAGCACGATATTCCCCGTCCCTTTGCGTGGCGATATCGAGATTATGTCATCAATAGCTTCAACAGCAACAAACCGTACGATCAATTCCTAAAAGAGCAACTCGCTGGTGACGAGCTTCCGACAGAAACGGATCAGGCCGTGATTGCGACCGGTTTTCTCGCGTCGGCCCGCATCAGCGGCAACCAAATGGACAAGGACCTGCAGCGGACGGACGTCATGTTTGACATCGTCGATAACACGACGAGTGCCCTGCTGGGTCTGACCATGGAATGCGCCCAGTGTCATAACCACAAATTCGAACCCATCACGCAAAGAGACTATTACCGATTTCTAGCCTTTTTCTCTCGTGGTCAATTAGGAAACATACGTCTCCCGAACTCAGATACTCCATCGGCCCAGGAGATCTCTGAGTGGTTTTCCAAAGGCTCTTACAAATTTTATCTGCAAGAAGCAAAGAAACTGAAAATCGATCCAGCTGAGTATCCTGCTCATACCTGGGCATACTACTCGCCGGCCACCGGCAGGAAAGACCTCGAATACCTTGCGGTCGTAAACCGCTCTCCTCTGCCATACGTGCCTGATGTTTTGAAAGAGGCTGAGACTCATATTCTCGTTCGTGGTGATGTGAATAGCCCCGGATTGCGAGTCGAACCCGGCTGGCCGGCCGTCTTGGGCACGACTCCCTCGCAACTCACCCCCACACCGCGCCAAGCCCTATCGGATTGGCTGGGGAGTCGCGATAACCCACTGACAGCACGGGTATGGGTAAACCGACTATGGCAAATGTATTTCGGCCGCGGTATCGTGGCCACCTCCAGTGATTTTGGAACGCATGGCTCTCTCCCAAGTCACCCTGAACTGCTCGATTGGCTAGCCGTGGAACTGATGGAGAACTCCTGGGATACCCGGCACATTCAACGGCTGATTCTGACATCGGATGTCTATCGCCAGAGTTCAGCGTTCAACGCCAGCAATGATGCAATCGACCCGGAGAACATTCACCTTTGGCGCTGGCCGCAACGACGTCTTCAGGCAGAGGCGATTCGCGATTCTCTTCTGGTTGTTACCGGTGAACTCAACCGGCAAGTTGGCGGTCCCAGTGTCGCACCTCATCGAGACGAACAGGAACTTCGGCGAACGATCTACCTTTCGCAGAGGCGCAGTGAACTTCCGGATGTGATGCAAATGTTTGATGCTCCGGAAGCAATCCGTAGTTGTCCAGGTCGTGAAACATCGACGGTGGCCCTGCAGCCACTCTACCTACTCAATAATCCCTTCGTGGTGAAACGAGCGCAGAAGCTCGCCCAGCAGATCACTGAGGTAGCAGGAGAAGATCCTCAACGTCAGATCGAACTTGCCTTTTCGCGAATCTTAGGGCGCACGCCTACCGAACCAGAAGTCGAACGCTGCCGAACTATGCTTCAAGTAGTCGACGGAGACCAAGACCTTCAGCAGCGCAAACTTGCACAGTTTCTTCACGCTCTGATGAACCTGAACGAGTTTGTCTACTTACCTTAA
- a CDS encoding DUF1559 domain-containing protein, whose amino-acid sequence MSRNNARKSKHLGFTLVELLVVIAIIGILIALLLPAVQQAREAARRMNCQANLKQIGIALHNYHDVYKTFPPGGFRYMGPSPSSTNENTAFGATSHSFLVTILPQVEFSAMADQFNYIQGWRGKPNRRVVTTVPPVYQCPSAPLTHSDHTDETIIDSSDAVIGPMFAGHYVGNMGPVGPGYQLFCKKSSDSGSAPNCQSFNEVSNQGVLGANSKIGFRDITDGTSNTIMVGELSTNQYPTGAAAPRAWSRGCADHSCGMSKNVKFGINIQGFVSGNFNNMSFSSMHPGGTQLLMADSSVHFVSENIDMDIYLSTASRNGNEVASLD is encoded by the coding sequence ATGTCAAGAAACAACGCACGAAAGTCGAAGCACCTAGGTTTCACTTTGGTGGAATTGCTGGTGGTGATTGCCATCATCGGAATTCTTATAGCACTGCTGCTTCCCGCGGTTCAACAGGCACGTGAGGCCGCCCGACGAATGAACTGCCAAGCCAATCTCAAACAGATTGGCATCGCTCTGCACAACTACCACGATGTTTACAAGACATTTCCACCAGGCGGCTTCCGATACATGGGACCATCGCCATCCAGTACTAACGAAAACACCGCCTTTGGCGCTACATCGCATAGCTTTCTAGTAACCATTCTGCCTCAGGTTGAGTTCTCGGCCATGGCCGATCAATTCAATTACATCCAAGGTTGGCGTGGAAAACCGAACCGGCGGGTGGTGACAACCGTTCCTCCTGTCTACCAGTGCCCCAGCGCTCCGCTAACCCACTCCGACCATACCGATGAAACGATCATTGATAGCAGCGATGCCGTGATCGGCCCGATGTTCGCCGGTCATTACGTCGGCAACATGGGACCAGTTGGACCGGGCTACCAACTGTTCTGCAAGAAGTCCTCCGACAGTGGATCGGCTCCCAATTGCCAATCGTTCAATGAGGTCTCGAATCAAGGAGTGCTGGGTGCGAATAGTAAAATCGGCTTCCGCGATATTACCGATGGCACTTCCAACACGATCATGGTCGGCGAACTTTCCACGAACCAATATCCAACCGGAGCCGCTGCTCCCCGGGCATGGTCGCGCGGGTGCGCCGACCACTCTTGCGGCATGAGCAAGAACGTCAAATTCGGCATCAACATTCAAGGCTTCGTGTCCGGAAACTTCAACAACATGAGTTTCAGCAGTATGCACCCCGGAGGTACACAACTGCTGATGGCCGATAGCAGCGTCCATTTCGTTTCCGAGAACATCGACATGGACATCTATCTGTCGACGGCCAGCAGGAACGGAAATGAAGTGGCGAGTCTCGATTAG